CATATCGCATTATCTCCCCGTGTTAAGCAAAGTCGGCAATGATGCTCTTCACCTGGTCGGTGGTCACGTTGCCGTAGACCTTCTCACCGACAATAACCACCGGCGCCAGCGCACAGGCACCGACGCAGCGCAGACAGTCGAGGGAGAATTTGCCGTCCGATGTCACTTCACCGACCTCCAGGTTCAGCTGCTGCTTGAGCGCCTCGACAACCTTGTCGGCGCCCTTGACGAAGCAGGCGGTACCCATGCACACGGCAATGGGATGCTTGCCTTTGGGTTTCATGGTGAAGAAGGTGTAGAAGCTCACCACCCCGAACACATGCACGACCGGTACATCCATGTGCTCGGCGACATACTCCTGAATCTCCACGGGCAGAAACCCGAACAGGCTCTGGGCCTTGTGCAGCACCGTGACAAGGTGACCTTTCTTGGTCGGCAAACTGTCGATGAACGCATCGAGCTCGCGGAACAGGTTTTCCGGCAGCTCGTAAGCCTGCTGGGTTCCGCATTCCTTTTTTTCCTGACAACTGGACATGAGTCCTCCCCTGAATGATGTTTGGAATCCGAACAGAAACGACAGCGGGGGCTGTCCGAAGATGCATGAAAAACTGCTGCCTGGTGACGGGAATGCGGCATCCTGCGGGATGGGAGAAAAAACGCTGGGGCCTCTTCGGGCGCAATACAGCACGCCAAGGCGCGAAACGTCCCGGCAGCAACTCGAGATGGCACATCCTGAGCGACAGCAGCATGGTTTCCGTGCATTTACATCCGGACATGAACATACCCGCAGAACCGCGCAGCCCGGTTTTTCAGCCGGACGCACCCCATTCTGCCGTTCGGGACACCCGGATCCCGGTTGACATGCTACATGAAACGACGCGCGATGCAGGACAACGCACGCTTATGCTGGTTTTTGATAAAAAATGCAGGTTTGCGGGGAAATAGCCAAGCCGTGCGACCTGGCTATTTCTCCTCCTCTCCAAAACACAATGCAAACGTGGCCGGCAGAAAGCGAAACAAAACATCCAATTCTTTGAATTGTTCAATGCATGATTCCGCCAAATAACGGCCAAGAGATAGATACCACCGATAAAATATCATTTCAATCTCTTTTTTACCGATATCGGAAAAAATAAATCCAGGGGTAACGGTCTTTAAGAATTTTCAATAGGTTGGCAAAAGCGACAGGCTGCGCGAAAAACCCGGAAACGGCTTTTCGTAAACAGGATCGGAGGCGATCCACTGCGATGTTTCCGGATATTTATCAGGCATTTAAAAACATCGTTATGACAAAAGATGATCTTCCGGGACGGAGGGTGCTCCACGGCATCAGAGCGTCTCGCATTCATCGGATGAAAGTTGCGCAATGTAGGGCAAGGCCCGGAATTTATCCGCAAAATCCAGTCCATAACCGACCGTCCAGACGTCGGGGATATCGAACCCGACATAATCAACGGGCACCTGCACCTGCATGGTGCCGGCCTTGCGTAGCAGTGTACAGGTTTTCAGCGAGGCGGGTTTTCGCGCCCGGAACAATCGCAGCAGATAATCAAGCGTATGCCCGGTGTCGACGATATCCTCCACGATCAGCACGTGTCTTTGCGTGATATCGGTTCGCACATCCATGATCAGACGCACGGCGCCGCTGACGGCTCCTTTGCCATAAGACGAAAGAGCTATAAAATCGATGCGCCGCGGTATCTTCAGGGCGCGGGACAGATCGGCCAGAAAAATATAGCTGCCCCGCAGCACGCCGACCATAAAAAGCTCTTCAACCGCGGCATAATCGCTTGAAATCCGCGCCGCGAGCTCAGCAACGCGCCGATGAATGGCCTCTTCACCGATCAATATCCTGCGTGGAGATCCCGGCATGCCTTCCTCCTCAGTCTTCGAGAAACAGTGGCACCAGCTGCCGCGACAGCACATGCACCAGGCCGAAGTCGGTCAATTTCAACTCCGGAATGACCTCGAGCCCCAGAAAACTCAGCGTCATGAATGGCCCCGGAATCGCACAACCCACCTCTTTCAGGGCTTGATTCAGAAACTTTTGGCAAGACACCAGTTCTTCGGCGGCGGCCAAGGACATCAACCCGCCGACAGGCAACGGCAGCTGCCAAAGCAGCCGCTCGCCCACTGCCAGCGCCTGGCCGCCACCGGATTCGGCCACGGCCCGGGCGGCGGTCATCATAGACATATCGTCCATCCCAGCCACGATCAGGTTATGGTGGTCATGCGCCACGCTTGAAGCCATTGCACCGCGCCGCAGGGTCAGCCCCTGGACGAATCCCTTGCCACATCGCCCAGTGGCGCGATGTCTTTCGATCACCGCAAGCTTGGCAAGATCCCGTTCGGGGTCAGCCACCATCTCCCCTTCCCGGCTCAAGCCGTGAAGAATCCGCTGTTCGGTTACCAGTTGTCCGGGCACCACACCGATTACCCGCATCTTGCAACCCGGACCGGATATACGAAAATCGACCCTTGACCAGTCGACATGCATGGTATTTTTCAGCCAGGGCGCAACTTCGTCGCCTGTGCCGCCGGATTTTTCGTCGACACATTGCCCGCCCACAGCCACCAGTCGGCCGGCATGCCAGACCCGTTCCGGACGGAAATTGTCGAGGCTGGAAAACGCTACAAGATCGGCCCTGCGGCCGGGGGCAATCAGACCGCGATCGAGCAGGCCGTAGTGCACCGCCGGATTGAGACAGGCCATGCGCAGCGCCGTCAGCGGCGAAACCCCGGCTGCAACCATGGTACGCACCATCTGATCTATGGAGCCGCGGGACAGCAGATCCGCCGCATCCCGGTCATCGGTACATAGCGCCAGAAAACGCTCGGTTACGCAGGAAACTGTCGGCAAAAGGGTCTGCAGATTACGAGCCGCGCTGCCTTCCCGAAGAAAAACGCACATCCCCCGTTGCAGCCTGTCCCTCACTTCGGCCTCGGTACAGCATTCGTGATCGGAAGTTATGCCGGCGGCCGCATAGGCATCCAGATTGCCACCTTCGACCGCCGGAGCATGGCCGTCGACGGGAAACCCGCGAACGGCGTCGAGTTCCGCCAGCAGCCGGGGCTCGCCTGTGATGACCCCCTGGAAATCCATCACTTCGCCAAGAGCCACCACATCCGGACAAGCCAGAAGCCGGCTGTAATCCTCCGGCCCCAGGCTGGCGCCGGAGCCTGCCAGCAAGGTCGCCGGCACGCAGGAAGGTATGGTCATGAATATGTCGACGGGGGTCTGCCGTGCATCGTCCTGCATGAAACGAATCCCTGAAAGCCCGCAGACATTGGCGATTTCATGAGGATTGGCAACCACTGTCGTTACCCCCCGCGAAACGACCAGACGGGCGAATTCACGGGGGCGCAACATGGAACTTTCGATGTGCACATGCGCATCCACCAGGCCAGGTGCCACAAACAGGCCCTTGAGATCATAACTTTCAATACCGTCAAGTTTCTTGCCGACCGCGGCGATATAGGCACCGACCATGGCAATATCCGCTTCAGCAATGTCACCCGTTGCCAGATCGATGACTTTTCCGTTACGCAACAGCATGTCGGCCGGACTTTGCCGACGCGCAACCGCCAGCAGTCGGGTCAATACGGCCGCCTTATGGTCTGCCGCCTTGCGAATGAAAAGACTCACCACAAACTCTCCCTGGACTATATTTGCCTCTATTATACATCACGCCGTCCCTGCCCTGCCGAAGACACACCATAAAAAAAACCCTTCCGGAGCGGAAGGGGTTTTGCGTCGTGTAAACAAGTCAGGCATTTGTTGTGGCGACTGGTAGGCCGGTTGCGGGTTTTCAGGCAGGGGAAACATGCCGTGCCAGCACCTGTGCAAGCCGGCCGAATTCTTCGAGCGAAAGGGTCTCGGCGCGACGACCCGAATCGATCCCGACCTCGCGCAGCGCATCCTCGAGCCCGTCGAAACCGAGACCGCCTCCGGCAAGACTGTTGCGCAGAGTTTTGCGGCGCTGACCAAATGCCGCCTTGACCGTGCGCCGGAAAAACCGCTCATCTGCAATCTCGATCCGGGGACGGGCAAGTGCTTCGAAGCACAGCACTGAGGAATATACTTTCGGCGGTGGATAAAAGGCTCCGGGTGCCACTCGCAAAACCCGACGGATATCGAACCATACCTGGCACAGTACGGAAAGAATGCCGTAATCCCTGCCGCCGGGCGCGGCGCACAACCGGTCCCCGACTTCCTGTTGGAACATCAGCACCAGTCGCGAAAAAAGGTGCCGGTGATCGAGAATCTTGAAAAGGATCTGGCTGGAGATATTGTACGGCAGGTTGGCTACAAGTTTGTACGGAGGTTCGCACAGAATCGCTTCCCAGTCCAGCGCCAGCGCGTCCCCCACATGCACCGTCAGGTGCGGCGCGGTACGTGCCTGCAGGCCTTCGACAAGATCCCGGTCGATCTCGATGACGTGCAGTCGCGCCACCGACGGCAGCAGACGGTCGGTCAGAACACCGAGTCCCGGACCGATTTCCAGTACCCGGTCCCGGGGTTCCAGCGCGGCAGCCGCAAGGATGCCGTCGATAATGTGGCGATCCTGCAGAAAATTCTGACCAAAACGTTTTTTGGGACGGTGATTCACAGCTCTCTCCCCTGCCCGCGCCGGGGGCGTCTCGGCCAGCGGGAAATTTTCCACTTCTGCGCCAGCGGAATGATACGAATCGCAGCCAGGTAAACCGCCACGGAACACAATATCGCCCACAGCAGACTGCCAAAAGTCAGAGGAAGCATGACTTCCCAGCCAAGACTTTTAAGGGCGGAAAAGCTCAGGGATTCGGGCATGCGCACATAATCCATGCCGAGCAGAATGCGCCCCGATTCGTATTCGAGGGCATAAATGAAAGGCGCGGTAAAAGGGTTGGTCACCCAGACGCCCAGTACGGCGGCGAACTTGTTTTCGTTGAGAATCACCGCCAGAAACACGGCCAGCAGCATCTGAAAGCCAAATGTCGGGGTCAATCCGATAAAAATACCGAGCGCCAACCCCTTGGCGACTTCTTCGGGGTACCGCGAAGCCGCATGAATTTCAGAACCAACAATTTGAGCTGCCTGGCCAAAGGCCATCGCCGGTACATACGATGTTATCCATTTCGCGGTTACGGCTGTTGCGCCCAGCCAGCCTGGTCAAGGGGCCAGCTGGCCTTGGCATTGAGGTCCTGGTCGGCGGCGCACCCTCCCGCCAGGTAGGCATCCCCGGCCACGCCAAGCATGGCCGCATTGTCGGCACAAAGAGACGGACTGGGGAAAAACACCTGGAATCCGTCCAGCGCGGCCCGTTCTCCCATCAGGCGTCGCAGCCCCTTGTTACAGGCCACACCGCCGGCCACGACGATGCGGTTCAATCCGGTATCCCGTGCCGCCCGGAGGGTCTTTTCACAAAGCACCTCGATCACCGCCTGCTGAAAACTGGCCGCGACGTCGCACAGGTGCGTCCCCTCGATGGGGCCATTCTGGCCCTGCACATAGTACAGCAGTGCCGTTTTGATGCCGCTGAAGCTGAAATCGTAATTCGGCTTTTTCAGCAATGGACGGGGAAAATCAAAGGCGCGGGGATTGCCCTCGGCAGCCAACCGGTCGATGACCGCGCCGCCGGGATAACCGAGCCCGAGCAGCTTCGAAACCTTGTCGAAGGCTTCTCCCGCCGCATCGTCAAGGGTGCGGCCCAGTGTTCGGTAACGGCCAATGCCATCCACCCGGTACAGATGCGTGTGCCCGCCGGAAACAGCCAGCGCCAGATAGGGAAAGGCAATGTCGTTTTCCAGCAGCGGCGCGAGGATGTGGCCTTCCATGTGATGCACCCCGACCAGGGGGATTTCCAGAGCCACGGCCATGGCCTTGGCTACGGAAAGGCCCACCAGCAGGGCGCCAATCAAGCCCGGCCCGCGGGTGACGGCCATGCCTTCGATGGCTTCAAGACCAACGCCTGCCTGACGCAGGGCATCGTCAATCACCACGGTCACGGCCTCCAGATGCTTGCGGGAAGCCAGCTCCGGCACAACGCCGCCATACAGTGCATGCACATCGACCTGGGAAGCGATGACGTTCGACAGAACCTGGCGACCGTCGCGCACCACCGCCGCCGAGGTCTCGTCACAAGATGATTCTATGGTCAGCAACAACATGCAAAAAATTCTACTTTCCGAGAGGGTCTGTTTAACGGGAGCCGGCGGCCGGTCAGAGCAGATTGGCCGCCAGTTCCGCCAGTGGCGAGCGCTCTCCACGCATCAGGGTTACGTGTCCGGCGATGGACTGGCTCTTGAATTTCTCAACGGTGTAGGTCAGGCCGTTGCTCGAAGAATCGATATAAGGGTTATCGATCTGGTAAGGATCGCCGGTCAGTACGATTTTGGTTCCCTCCCCCGCCCGTGTGATGATGGTCTTGATCTCATGGGGAGTCAGGTTCTGTGCTTCGTCGACAATCATGAACTGTTTGGGGATCGACCGTCCCCGAATGTAGGTCAAAGGTTCGATCTGCAACAACCCCATTTCGACCAGTTCCTTGTAACCGCGCTTGCGCTTGCCATGCTCGTCCACCATGCCAAGCAGCAGTTCGACATTATCGAAAATGGGCTGCATCCAGGGCGCCAGTTTCTCCTCGACGTCACCAGGCAAAAAACCCAGATCCCTGCCCAAAGGAAAGATGGGACGTGAAACCAGCAGCCGGCTGTAACCGCCCTCGTCCGCCGACTTGGCAAGACCGGCGGCAATGGCGAGCAGGGTTTTGCCGGTACCGGCCTTGCCCACCAGCGTCACGAGCTGAATATCGTCGTTGAGCAGCAGATCGAAGGCGAATTGCTGCTCCCGGTTGCGCGGGGTGATGCCCCACAAACCTTCCTTGGGAAGCCGGATCAGGGGTACCACCCGCCCCAGAGCCGCCTCGTAACGTCCAAGGGCGGTATGCGAGGTATTGCTTTCGTCGACCAGGGTCAGACACTGGTTTTCGCGATAATCGCCATCAATGTCGACATGCCCCTGGCCGTAAAAGCGATCGACCTGCTCGCGGGGCAGAACCACTTCGGCCATGCCGGTGTAGAGTTCCTCGATGGAGACTTTGTCGGACTCGTAATCCTGGGCATTGAGCCCCACCGCATCGGCTTTGATACGCAGATTCGTATCCTTGGTGACAAACACCACGGGGCAATGGCACTCTTCCTTCATTTGCAGGGCGACGGCCAGGATACGGTTGTCGCCCCGGTCCACCCGCAATTCCGGGGGCATGCGCCGCATGGCCTGCTCGGTATAGATAAAAACCTTCAGCATCCCGCCGTCGTCCAGCCGCACGCCGTCGACCAGGTGCGCTTTGGCACGAAAACTGTCAAGCAGGCGGGAAACTTCACGGGCATTGCGCCCGGTCTCGTTGAGATCCTTTTTAAAGGTATCGATTTCCTCGACCACCGTAATGGGTATGACCACGTCGTTGTCCTTGAATCGAAGCAAGGCCTGAGGGTCGTGCAGCAAAACGTTGGTATCGAGAACAAAAACCTTTTTCATGACGCTCCCTCACAAGAGTGAATACAAGAATTTTGGGTGACGCAGCAATTCGGCGAGATCAGAGGACATGGCGTACGCAGCGCGAAAAAAACTGTGTGAAACTACCATTGGACAGCAGGTTTGGCAACCCCTTTCCGGTTGGCGAAAGCTCCGGACCGGCAGGATGTGCATGCCGCCCGTTCGACTGCCGGCGTATTGTACAACAACCCTTCTTTCCGGGTAAAATTCATTTTGTACATATTGGCATTGGGCATGCCCCTCCGGATTGCCGGTGCCCGGCAAACAGCCCTCACGCATATCTTGACAGACCCAACATATTGTGGTTTATAGATGGCCTGCCACAGGATATTGGCGGCACACATCTTAACTAATTAAAAGGACTGCATCCATGTTGACCACTGCGGATCTGGAATCCCGTCTCAGCAATAATGCCATCACTGTTCTTGAGCGCCGCTATCTCAAGCGGAGCCCCGAGGGCCGCATCCTCGAACAGCCGGCGGACATGTTCCGGCGCGTTGCTGCAGCCATAGCCGCGGCCGAAGATCAATTCGGACATGGGGAAGAAGCCGCCGCCCTGGCTGATCGCTTCTATGACGCCATGACCCGCCTGGAGTTTCTGCCGAACTCACCCACTCTGATGAATGCCGGACGGGAACTCGGCCAGCTTGCCGCCTGTTTCGTGCTGCCGGTCGGGGATTCCATGGAGAGCATTTTTGAAGCCATCAAGCAAACCGCTCTGATTCACAAAAGCGGCGGCGGCACCGGGTTCTCCTTCTCGCGCATCCGCCCGGCCAACGACGTTGTGTTGTCCACCAAGGGCGTTTCATCCGGACCGATTTCGTTTATGAAGGTTTTTGACGCCGCCACTGAAACCATCAAGCAGGGCGGCACACGGCGCGGCGCCAATATGGGAATTTTGCGGGTCGACCACCCGGACATCATGGATTTCATCATGGTCAAAAAAGACCTGACGGTTTTAACCAATTTCAACCTCTCCGTCGGCCTGACAGAGGAATTCATGAAGGCCGTGGAGGATGGCCGCGAATATGACCTGATCAATCCGCGCACCGGCGAGCCGATCAAAAAACTCGATGCCCGCAAGGTGTTTGATCGCATCGTCGATATGGCCTGGAACAGTGGAGAGCCGGGCATTATCTTTCTCGACCGTCTCAACCGTGACAATCCCACTCCCCATGTGGGCGATATTGAAGCGACCAATCCCTGTGGAGAACAGCCGCTGTTGCCCTACGAATCCTGCAACCTCGGTTCGATAAACCTGTCGCGCATGGTTACTGACGACAGCCAGGTCGACTGGCAAAAGCTCGGCGATACGGTAGCGATGGCGGTACGTTTTCTCGACAATGTCATTCAGATCAATCGCTATCCGTTGCCGCAGATTGCCGAAATGACCCGCGCCAACCGCAAAATAGGGCTCGGCATCATGGGCTGGGCCGACATGCTTATCCTGCTTGGCATGCCTTACAACAGCGACCAGGCCATCGAGCTTGCCGACAGGGTGATGAGCTTCATCGCCGACCAGGCGCGCGATGCGTCCCGCAAGCTGGCCGAACAACGCGGCGCCTTTCCTAATTTTCCCGGCAGCCGTTTCGACGAGGACGGCGAGGCTGAGTTGCGCAATGCCACCTGCACCACCATCGCGCCGACCGGCACCATCTCTATCATTGCCAATACTTCGAGCGGCATCGAACCGGTGTTTGCCGTCTCCTACCTGCGGCAGGTGCTTGACCAGGATATCCTTGTCGAAGTGCATCCGCTTTTTGAAGCGATGGCCCGTGCAGAGGGCTTTTACAGCCCGGAACTGATGAAAGCCATCGCGCAAAAAGGCACCATCCAGAGTTTTGAGGAAATCCCGGAAAAGGTGCGGAAGCTGTTCGTCACGGCGCATGACATCACCCCGGAAGACCATATACGGATGCAGGCGGCATTTCAGAAACACACCGACAACGCCGTCTCCAAAACCGTCAACTTCCCTCACTCGGCAACACGCGACGAGGTTGCCAAGGTGTACCGCCTCGCTTACATGCAAGGCTGCAAGGGAGTAACCATCTACCGGGACGGATCGCGCGACATGCAGGTGCTTTCGGTGGCCAGAAGTTCCGAACCGACGGAGCAGCCCAACATGCCCGTCGAATCTGGCAAAACCGGCCACAAACGTGAACGGCCCCGTGCCCTGACCGGCAAAACCTACCAGATGACCACCGGTTGCGGTCCGCTATATGTGACCATCAACCAGGACGACAAGGGCCTGTTCGAACTGTTCACCACCATGGGTAAAGCCGGGGGCTGCGCCGCCAG
This portion of the Syntrophotalea acetylenica genome encodes:
- the ade gene encoding adenine deaminase — protein: MSLFIRKAADHKAAVLTRLLAVARRQSPADMLLRNGKVIDLATGDIAEADIAMVGAYIAAVGKKLDGIESYDLKGLFVAPGLVDAHVHIESSMLRPREFARLVVSRGVTTVVANPHEIANVCGLSGIRFMQDDARQTPVDIFMTIPSCVPATLLAGSGASLGPEDYSRLLACPDVVALGEVMDFQGVITGEPRLLAELDAVRGFPVDGHAPAVEGGNLDAYAAAGITSDHECCTEAEVRDRLQRGMCVFLREGSAARNLQTLLPTVSCVTERFLALCTDDRDAADLLSRGSIDQMVRTMVAAGVSPLTALRMACLNPAVHYGLLDRGLIAPGRRADLVAFSSLDNFRPERVWHAGRLVAVGGQCVDEKSGGTGDEVAPWLKNTMHVDWSRVDFRISGPGCKMRVIGVVPGQLVTEQRILHGLSREGEMVADPERDLAKLAVIERHRATGRCGKGFVQGLTLRRGAMASSVAHDHHNLIVAGMDDMSMMTAARAVAESGGGQALAVGERLLWQLPLPVGGLMSLAAAEELVSCQKFLNQALKEVGCAIPGPFMTLSFLGLEVIPELKLTDFGLVHVLSRQLVPLFLED
- a CDS encoding complex I 24 kDa subunit family protein; this encodes MSSCQEKKECGTQQAYELPENLFRELDAFIDSLPTKKGHLVTVLHKAQSLFGFLPVEIQEYVAEHMDVPVVHVFGVVSFYTFFTMKPKGKHPIAVCMGTACFVKGADKVVEALKQQLNLEVGEVTSDGKFSLDCLRCVGACALAPVVIVGEKVYGNVTTDQVKSIIADFA
- a CDS encoding DUF2062 domain-containing protein, encoding MALGIFIGLTPTFGFQMLLAVFLAVILNENKFAAVLGVWVTNPFTAPFIYALEYESGRILLGMDYVRMPESLSFSALKSLGWEVMLPLTFGSLLWAILCSVAVYLAAIRIIPLAQKWKISRWPRRPRRGQGREL
- the rsmA gene encoding 16S rRNA (adenine(1518)-N(6)/adenine(1519)-N(6))-dimethyltransferase RsmA, translated to MNHRPKKRFGQNFLQDRHIIDGILAAAALEPRDRVLEIGPGLGVLTDRLLPSVARLHVIEIDRDLVEGLQARTAPHLTVHVGDALALDWEAILCEPPYKLVANLPYNISSQILFKILDHRHLFSRLVLMFQQEVGDRLCAAPGGRDYGILSVLCQVWFDIRRVLRVAPGAFYPPPKVYSSVLCFEALARPRIEIADERFFRRTVKAAFGQRRKTLRNSLAGGGLGFDGLEDALREVGIDSGRRAETLSLEEFGRLAQVLARHVSPA
- a CDS encoding vitamin B12-dependent ribonucleotide reductase, producing the protein MLTTADLESRLSNNAITVLERRYLKRSPEGRILEQPADMFRRVAAAIAAAEDQFGHGEEAAALADRFYDAMTRLEFLPNSPTLMNAGRELGQLAACFVLPVGDSMESIFEAIKQTALIHKSGGGTGFSFSRIRPANDVVLSTKGVSSGPISFMKVFDAATETIKQGGTRRGANMGILRVDHPDIMDFIMVKKDLTVLTNFNLSVGLTEEFMKAVEDGREYDLINPRTGEPIKKLDARKVFDRIVDMAWNSGEPGIIFLDRLNRDNPTPHVGDIEATNPCGEQPLLPYESCNLGSINLSRMVTDDSQVDWQKLGDTVAMAVRFLDNVIQINRYPLPQIAEMTRANRKIGLGIMGWADMLILLGMPYNSDQAIELADRVMSFIADQARDASRKLAEQRGAFPNFPGSRFDEDGEAELRNATCTTIAPTGTISIIANTSSGIEPVFAVSYLRQVLDQDILVEVHPLFEAMARAEGFYSPELMKAIAQKGTIQSFEEIPEKVRKLFVTAHDITPEDHIRMQAAFQKHTDNAVSKTVNFPHSATRDEVAKVYRLAYMQGCKGVTIYRDGSRDMQVLSVARSSEPTEQPNMPVESGKTGHKRERPRALTGKTYQMTTGCGPLYVTINQDDKGLFELFTTMGKAGGCAASQCEAIGRLVSLAWRSGVQARQVIKQLIGITCHKPAGFGENRVTSCADAVARAIIMHMQTETEEGAAVANPVNHGGACPECGGPVEHEGGCCVCHACGYSECA
- a CDS encoding PhoH family protein — encoded protein: MKKVFVLDTNVLLHDPQALLRFKDNDVVIPITVVEEIDTFKKDLNETGRNAREVSRLLDSFRAKAHLVDGVRLDDGGMLKVFIYTEQAMRRMPPELRVDRGDNRILAVALQMKEECHCPVVFVTKDTNLRIKADAVGLNAQDYESDKVSIEELYTGMAEVVLPREQVDRFYGQGHVDIDGDYRENQCLTLVDESNTSHTALGRYEAALGRVVPLIRLPKEGLWGITPRNREQQFAFDLLLNDDIQLVTLVGKAGTGKTLLAIAAGLAKSADEGGYSRLLVSRPIFPLGRDLGFLPGDVEEKLAPWMQPIFDNVELLLGMVDEHGKRKRGYKELVEMGLLQIEPLTYIRGRSIPKQFMIVDEAQNLTPHEIKTIITRAGEGTKIVLTGDPYQIDNPYIDSSSNGLTYTVEKFKSQSIAGHVTLMRGERSPLAELAANLL
- the tsaD gene encoding tRNA (adenosine(37)-N6)-threonylcarbamoyltransferase complex transferase subunit TsaD; this translates as MLLLTIESSCDETSAAVVRDGRQVLSNVIASQVDVHALYGGVVPELASRKHLEAVTVVIDDALRQAGVGLEAIEGMAVTRGPGLIGALLVGLSVAKAMAVALEIPLVGVHHMEGHILAPLLENDIAFPYLALAVSGGHTHLYRVDGIGRYRTLGRTLDDAAGEAFDKVSKLLGLGYPGGAVIDRLAAEGNPRAFDFPRPLLKKPNYDFSFSGIKTALLYYVQGQNGPIEGTHLCDVAASFQQAVIEVLCEKTLRAARDTGLNRIVVAGGVACNKGLRRLMGERAALDGFQVFFPSPSLCADNAAMLGVAGDAYLAGGCAADQDLNAKASWPLDQAGWAQQP
- the hpt gene encoding hypoxanthine phosphoribosyltransferase; the encoded protein is MPGSPRRILIGEEAIHRRVAELAARISSDYAAVEELFMVGVLRGSYIFLADLSRALKIPRRIDFIALSSYGKGAVSGAVRLIMDVRTDITQRHVLIVEDIVDTGHTLDYLLRLFRARKPASLKTCTLLRKAGTMQVQVPVDYVGFDIPDVWTVGYGLDFADKFRALPYIAQLSSDECETL